CAAAGGAATTAATATCCTATGTGCCACTTCAAGAGGAAGAGGAGATAAAATATATAAAAAAACCTGGAAATAAAATAGTTAAATTGATGTTTTTAGGGGCAGTGGCAGGAGATCCTATTTTATCAAAGGCAGTAAAAAACTTTGGATTAGATATAAATGTTTTAAGTGGAGCAATGGATCTTTTATCTGGAATGGTAATAGGTCATTTAATTGTAGAACTTATGGGAGATATGGAAAAACAAAATAAAGCGATAACTTGGTTTCAAAGTGTAGATGTGGGAGTAGAGGTGATTTATAATGGTATTTAATATGTTATTACAAGGAACATTAGAAACAATATATATGGTATTTTTTTCTGGAATAGTTTCTTTGATTATTGGATTTCCATGTGGAATTTTAGGAGCTATAACATCAAAGGGACATATATTTGAAAATAAAACAATATATAGAATTTTAAATGGAATAATAAATGTTACAAGATCTTTTCCATATATAATTTTGATGATTTTATTACTTCCCTTATCAAGATTGATAATAGGAACAACTATAGGAAGTACAGCTACAATAATACCACTTTCAATATCAGCAGCACCATTTGTGGCAAGGGTTGTGGAAAATTGCGTTTTAGAAGTGGATAGAGGAGTTATAGAAGCTAGTGAAAGTTTAGGAGCTAGTAATTTTACAATAATAAGAAAGGTTATAATTCCAGAAGCATTACCATCTTTAGTTCAAGGAATAACACTTTTACTAATCAATCTAATAGGTTTATCTGCCATGGCAGGAGCCATTGGTGGAGGAGGATTAGGAGATTTAGCAATAAGATTTGGATATAATAGATTTAAGGTAGATATTATGATTTATTCAGTTTTAGTTATTATTCTTTTAGTTCAAGGGATTCAATTAACAGGCAATTTAATATCAAATAGATTGAAGAAAAATGGGAGGTAATTTATGAAGAAAATTATTTTAATTTTAGGATTATTAGGTTCAGTTGTAACCTTTGGAGCAAAATTAAAAGTAGGAGCATCTCCAGTTCCCCATGGGGAACTTTTACAACTTGTGAAGGAAGATTTAAAAAATGAAAATGTAGATTTAGAAATAGTAGAATTAACAGATTATGTAACTCCAAATTTACTTTTAGATTCTGGGGAGTTAGATGGAAATTTCTTTCAACATAAACCATATTTAGAAACATTTAGTAAGGAAAAAAATCTTAAATTAGAATCTGCTGGAAATATTCATATAGAACCCCTAGGAGTTTATTCAAAGAGAATAGATAAAATAGAGAATTTGAAAAAAGGTGGAGTAGTTGCAATACCTAATGATCCTACAAATGGAGGAAGAGCTTTAATTCTTTTACATAATAATGGAATTATAAAATTAAAAAATCCTCAAGATTTATTGGCTACAGAATTTGATATTATTGAAAATAAAAATAATTTAAAATTTAAATCTTTAGATGCGGCTCAAATACCAAGAGTATTAGAAGATGCAGATTTAGTTGTTGTAAATGGAAATTATGCCATAGAAGCAGGACTTAATCCCTTAAAAGAAGCTTTAATAATTGAGGGAAAAGAATCTCCTTACGCTAATTTAATAGCTGTAAGAAAAGGAGATGTAAATAGAGAAGATATTCAAAAATTAGTAAAGGCTTTACAAAGTGAAAAGGTAAAGAGTTTTATTGAAAAAACATATAAAGGTGGAGTAGTTCCAGCTTTTTAAAATAAAAAAGGCTGCTGATTATAGTTTCAGCAGCCTTTAAATTTATTAATAGTTTTCACAAAGAACTTCAAATTGTTCTTGTTTTTGTAAACAAGATGGACAAACTTTAGGAGCTTCTGTTCCTTCGTGAACATATCCACAAATTCTACATTTCCATTGAGTTGGTTGTTCTTTTTTAAATACTAATTCTTTTTCAATATTTTCAGCTAATTTTTTATATCTAGCTTCGTGGTGTTTTTCAACTTGAGCAATTACATTAAATACTGCAGCTATTTGAGGGAATCCTTCTTCTTTAGCAGTTTGAGCAAATGATGGATATAAATCAAATCCTTCTTCATGTTCTCCAGCAGCAGCTTCTTTTAAGTTGTGTAAAGTATCACCTATAACTCCAGCAGGGTATGCAGCTGTAATTTCAACTTCTCCACCTTCTAAGAAAGAGAAAAATCTTTGAGCATGATAAAATTCATTTTCAGCAGTTTCCATAAAAATTCCTGCTATTTGTTGATATCCTTCTTCTCTAGCTTTTTCAGCCCATAATGTATAACGATTTCTAGCTTGTGCTTCTCCTGCAAATGAAGCTAGAAGATTTTTTTCTGTTTGTGTTCCTTTAATTGATTTATTATTCATTTAAAAGTCCTCCTTAAAAATATAGATATTTATTTTCGGTCCTTTTATTCTACGGAAGAAATTATAAAATTCTTTTTTTTATTTGCATTTTTTTCTTTTTTGTACTGACACCAATTTTTACCCTCAACAATTCTAGCTACAAGCATTGCAGCCACAGTATCCCCTGTGGCATTTATCATAGTAGCAGGGGGATCAACTAAATATCCTATGGTTGCAATAATAGGAAAAGCTTCAGGAGGGAATCCATATATATTAACAATTAACATCTCTCCTATTAATCCTCCTCCAGGAATACCTGACATAACAACACCACCCATAATTGAAAGCAAAATAGCAGTTAAATATGTAGTTGTGCCTTCAAAGGGAATATTGAATATTCCAAAAAGAAATGAAATTTTTAAAATAGAACTTAAACATGTACCATCCATATGAGCTGAAGCACCTATGGGAAGAACAATATTTCTAATATCCTCAGGAACTCCAATATTTTCAGCAGCTTTTAAATTCACAGGAAGAGTGGCCATACTACTTTGAGTTGCAAGGGAAGTTAAAGCTGGGGCTAACAAATTTTTAAGAGAAAAAACTCCCTTTTTTCCCCCAGCAATATATCCATAAATTGGAAATAAAATTATAAAGTATAAAAAGCAAAGAGGATAATAAATACCCATAGCTTTTCCATAAGCACCTAATAGATCTTTTCCAAAAACTCCAACTAGATTTGCAAAGTATGCTCCAAGACCAATGGGTGCATAAAACATAAAAATTCCAATCATTTTTAAAAATGCTTCAGAAAGAGCATTTAATCCCTTGGTTATAATTTCTCCTTTTTCTCCAATTAAATTTATAGCAAAACCAAAGAAAATAGAAAATAAAATTAAAGGTAACATATTTTTCTTTTCTAAAAGATGATAAAAATCTGTAACTGTGAGAGCGGAAACAATTTGAGAACCAGCATCAAAGGGTTTTATAGTAGCAGTTGTATTAAAGATTAATTTAGCACCACTTCCTGGTGGGAATATTTTAACAACGCAAATTATAATAATAGAAGCAATAAGTCCTGTTCCAATAAAAACAGAAAACAAACTAAATAAAATAGATTTTAATCTTTTCATATTTCCCATGGATGAAATTGAAGATGAGATAGTTGTGAAAACTAAGGGTACCACAAGGGTAAACATTCCATTTATAAAAATATCTCCAAGGGGTTTAAAAATTTTAGCTTTATCTTTCATAGTTATTCCAAGAAAACTACCTAAAATAATTGATAATATAAGTACAAGTGGAAATTTATAAGAGTCAAAAATATCCTTTCTTAATTTCATAATATCCTCCCAAATATTTATTTTATATTATAAGTTTAATTTAAAAAAATAGAATTATCTAGAAATCAATATAGAATTTTATTTATTCCATAAAATATATAAATAAAATAGTATTTACTTGTATTTGCTAAAAAAAATAAATTCATATATAATGAATTTATATGGAAAGGGGGATAAAAAATGGAAAAAAAATTAAGAGTAACATTACCAAAACATATAGGGGAAATTATTGAAAGTGACACTGAGGAATTTAAAGTTACAAAAAATTTCCTATTTAATTATATATTTGAAAATTTAAAAAATGAAAAATTAATTGAAGATTATGATAAGGATGGGGAAAAAACTGTTGTTCAATTTAATTTAAATAAAAAAAATAGAGAGAATTATTATGATTTTTTAGAAGAAAAAAATATTCAAATTGAAGCTAATTTTTTTAGAAGACTGTTTATGAAATATGGAAATTTTTCTAAGAAAAAAAGAGAAAGATTTATTTTTAAGGGAATAGTGGAAAGAGTTGAAATAGGAATTGAAGAGAAACGAAATATAAAAATAACTTTTATGGATGGGAAAGAAAAAAAAGTTGAACCATACTATATAGGAAGTTCAGAACTAGAAATAGCTAACTATATTTTTTCCTATGATTTAGATTCTGAAAAATTTAAAAATTATAGATTAAATAATATAAAATCTGTTTATGTAACTAGGGAAAAATTTAAAGAAAGAGAAAAAGCTTTTATTGAAAAGGTTAAAAATAATTTTGATCCATTTTTATCTGAGGGAAAAAAGATAAAGGTTAAATTAAGTGAAACAGGACAAAAAATGTTTAGGGATTTAAAAGTAAATAGACCTAAAGTTATAAAAAAAGATAAGGATGTATATGAACTTCAATGTTCAGAGGAAAAGGCTAAAAGATATTTTACATATTTTTTAGATGAAGTGGAAATTTTAGAGCCCTTAGTTTTAAGAGAGTGGTTTAAAGAAAAATACAAAAAAGCAGTAGAGGTCTATAACTAGACCTCTATATATCTCCATTTGCCTCTTTTAAATCTATAATAGGCTGCAAGACTTCTATAAATTAAGTCTATTGTCATAACAACCCAAGCTCCTATTAAACCAAAGGAAAAAACATATAAAAATAAGTATGTCAATGG
This genomic stretch from Cetobacterium ceti harbors:
- a CDS encoding methionine ABC transporter permease, with the protein product MVFNMLLQGTLETIYMVFFSGIVSLIIGFPCGILGAITSKGHIFENKTIYRILNGIINVTRSFPYIILMILLLPLSRLIIGTTIGSTATIIPLSISAAPFVARVVENCVLEVDRGVIEASESLGASNFTIIRKVIIPEALPSLVQGITLLLINLIGLSAMAGAIGGGGLGDLAIRFGYNRFKVDIMIYSVLVIILLVQGIQLTGNLISNRLKKNGR
- a CDS encoding MetQ/NlpA family ABC transporter substrate-binding protein; translated protein: MKKIILILGLLGSVVTFGAKLKVGASPVPHGELLQLVKEDLKNENVDLEIVELTDYVTPNLLLDSGELDGNFFQHKPYLETFSKEKNLKLESAGNIHIEPLGVYSKRIDKIENLKKGGVVAIPNDPTNGGRALILLHNNGIIKLKNPQDLLATEFDIIENKNNLKFKSLDAAQIPRVLEDADLVVVNGNYAIEAGLNPLKEALIIEGKESPYANLIAVRKGDVNREDIQKLVKALQSEKVKSFIEKTYKGGVVPAF
- the rbr gene encoding rubrerythrin, with the protein product MNNKSIKGTQTEKNLLASFAGEAQARNRYTLWAEKAREEGYQQIAGIFMETAENEFYHAQRFFSFLEGGEVEITAAYPAGVIGDTLHNLKEAAAGEHEEGFDLYPSFAQTAKEEGFPQIAAVFNVIAQVEKHHEARYKKLAENIEKELVFKKEQPTQWKCRICGYVHEGTEAPKVCPSCLQKQEQFEVLCENY
- a CDS encoding dicarboxylate/amino acid:cation symporter; amino-acid sequence: MKLRKDIFDSYKFPLVLILSIILGSFLGITMKDKAKIFKPLGDIFINGMFTLVVPLVFTTISSSISSMGNMKRLKSILFSLFSVFIGTGLIASIIIICVVKIFPPGSGAKLIFNTTATIKPFDAGSQIVSALTVTDFYHLLEKKNMLPLILFSIFFGFAINLIGEKGEIITKGLNALSEAFLKMIGIFMFYAPIGLGAYFANLVGVFGKDLLGAYGKAMGIYYPLCFLYFIILFPIYGYIAGGKKGVFSLKNLLAPALTSLATQSSMATLPVNLKAAENIGVPEDIRNIVLPIGASAHMDGTCLSSILKISFLFGIFNIPFEGTTTYLTAILLSIMGGVVMSGIPGGGLIGEMLIVNIYGFPPEAFPIIATIGYLVDPPATMINATGDTVAAMLVARIVEGKNWCQYKKEKNANKKKNFIISSVE
- a CDS encoding WYL domain-containing protein, with translation MEKKLRVTLPKHIGEIIESDTEEFKVTKNFLFNYIFENLKNEKLIEDYDKDGEKTVVQFNLNKKNRENYYDFLEEKNIQIEANFFRRLFMKYGNFSKKKRERFIFKGIVERVEIGIEEKRNIKITFMDGKEKKVEPYYIGSSELEIANYIFSYDLDSEKFKNYRLNNIKSVYVTREKFKEREKAFIEKVKNNFDPFLSEGKKIKVKLSETGQKMFRDLKVNRPKVIKKDKDVYELQCSEEKAKRYFTYFLDEVEILEPLVLREWFKEKYKKAVEVYN